The sequence below is a genomic window from Streptosporangium lutulentum.
ACGAGCTGGTCAAGGTCGACCTGAAGAAGGGCCGGGTCACGAAGCTGGGCTTCACCGACTTCGGCGGCGGTGCAGCGCGCACGCTCGGCTGGGTCGGCCGCACGCTGGTCGGCACCGCCTCGACCGGCAAACTGTGGACCTACGACCTCAAGCGCGGTAAGGCCACGACGTTCGAGACGACGCTGACCGGGCAGCCCGTCAGCGTCCGGTCGATGGCCGTCGGCCCCGACGGCCGCATCTACGGGGGCGGCTTCTTCACCGGCGGCCTGGCCGCCTACGACACCGCGACCGGCCAGACGCAGTTCTGGCCGAACGTCGGTCAGAGCGAGGGCATCGTCACCCACAAGGGCAAGCTGTACCTCGGCGTCTACCCCGGCGCGCGGATCTACGAGTTCGACGGCGCCGAGCCCAAACTGCTACTCAGCCTGACCGAGCAGGAGCAGGACCGGCCGTTCGCGATGGTCTCGGCGGGCGACCTGCTGGCCTTCGGCACCGTGCCCAAGACCGGCGCGGCGGGTGGCGCGCTCGGCCTCTACGACCCCGCCACCGGCAACACGGTGATCAGGCGGAACATCATCCCCAACCACAGCATCATCGGCCTGGCCTACCGCGACGGCGTCGTCTACGGCGCGACCTCCGCCTTCGGCGGGCTGGGCCGCCCGCTCGACACCGCCGCATACGTGTTCGCCTACGACATCGCGACCGACACCGTGAAGTGGAAGACCGCGCCCGTGCCCGGTGACCTGGCGCTCGGCTCGATCACCTTCGACGAGACCGGCCATCTGTGGGGCATGACGCCCGACGCGGTGTTCGAGATGGACCCGGCGACCGGCCAGACGCTGCGTACGGCCAAGCACCAGGAGTATCCCTGGGCCGCGCAGACGCAGGTCTGGCTGGACACCAGCATCGAGGCCCACGCGGGCGCGATCTGGGCCAAGGCGCAGGGCAAGGTCTACAAAGTCGACCGGACGACACTGGCCTTCAGCCTGATCGCCCGGCCGATCTCCCTCATGGTGAAGGCGCCCGACGGGCACCTCTACCTGTCCCGCAACGAGAACTTCTACACCTACCGGATCTGCGGCTCGTAACGCAGGAGCCTCGGCCCCTCGGCGAAGTAGACGTCCCCGGACCTGTGCACCGCGAGCTGGTGCACAGGTCCTTCCCTCAATACGGTGTGCCGCCCCGTCAGCGGGTTGAGCGAGAACACCGATGAGCCCGCGTGCGTGCCGTACAGGGTGAGGTCGCGGAGGTTGTAGACGAGTTGCCCGGCGGCGCTCTTACTGTCCGACAGCGTGACCCGGGAGACGACCTTGCGCAGCAGCGGTCTGACCGCGAACACCTCGCCGCCCGCGATCCCCCACAGCCGGCCGAGGGCGTCGAAGGTCAGTCCTGAGATGGCGGGCTTGCCCGGCGCAGGCGTCATCTCCCACAACAGGCGGTTCTCCCGGACCGACCAGGCGAACAGTTTGGCCTCCGTCTGCGTCGGCGGGGTCGCCGTCTGGCCGCTGTAGATCGAGGTGCCGCCGTAGACGACGCCGTCGCGGTAGGCCAGCGAGACGATGGACTGGTCCTTGACCACGTTGCGCTGGGCGGTCTTCAGCACGCCCTTCTCCGGGTCCCACAGGGCGAACACCCCGCCGAGCTGGCCGAGGTCGGGCATGGTGCCGACGGCAAGGTACTTCCCGGCCGAGACCATCGCGCGGGGCCTGATCTGCTTGTCGGCGGCGAAGTCGAAGAGCCTGGCGGGGTTGGGTGCGGGCCCGGCCTCGGGGCTGGGCGAGTATTCGGTGCTGTTCCACGGCAGCTTGGGGTCATAGGCGTAGACGCGGGCCTCGGGATAGGCGCCGACATACAGCTTGCCCTGGTGCGAGACCATGTCCTCGCTCTGGGAGAAGGTGTGGAACTCCTGCGTCTGCCCGGTCTTGGGGTCGATCGCGGCGAAGCCGCCGTTGAGGAAGCCACCGGCGTACATCCGGTGGTCGGGGCCCTCGGACAGGGCGGTGATGTCGATCGGCTCGCCGCGTACGGCGGTCTGCACGAACGACTTGGCGCCGGTCTGCGGGTTGTAGCGGAACATCAGGCCGCGCCAGAGCATCCCGACGATGCTCCTGCCGGGGTAGTCGGGCAGGCCCAGCTCGGCCCAGCCGATGCCGCGTGAGTTGGCGACGCGGCCGGTGATCGGCATGCCGGTGCCGGTGACGGCACGGGTGCGCGGGTCGTAGCGGACGAGCTCGCCCGATTTGATCATGTAGACCCGGCCCTGCTCGTCGGGCGCGGAGACGTCGAGGCCGTGGGCGGCGTCGAGCGTGTCGACCCATGCGCCCGCGGCGATGTCCCACACGTGCATGGGGCCCGGGCTCGCACTGCCGAACCGCACGTACAGGTAGCCGTCGATGGCGTTGACGTCGTAGGCCCACTGGCCGGCCGGGTCGAAGCCGTCGGGCAGTGGGAGCTGCTTGGAGACGCCGCTGGCGGCGTCCACCTCGAACAGGGCAGCCGGGGCCTCCATGCCCGCGTAGATCTTGCCGCCCGCCGTGGAGACGCTACGGACGTAGGCGTGGGTGGGAGACAGCCTGCCGTAGTCGCGCACGCCGGTGGCGGGGTCGTAGCCGAACAGCCGCCCGCCGGGTGAGGTGCCGCCGTAGACGGTGGCGCCCTGGCCGGGTGCGACGGTCCAGATGAAGTTCTCCGAGGCGACCGGGCGGCCGAGGTCGCGCACGCCGTCCTGCTCGGTCCAGCGGTAGAGACGGCCGTCGCCGTAGCCGCCGACGTAGACGCTCCCGTCGGGAGTGACGTCGACGGCCCAGGAGCCGCCCGCGCCCGGCAGGTCGTAGCGGGCCACCTCGGCGCCGGTGGCCGGGTCGATGGCGTTGAGATGGGCGGGGACGCCCGAGGAGGCCGCCCACAACACGGTCTTGCCACCGGGACCGGGAGCGACGACACCGCCGATGAGCAGGACGTCCTGCAACGGGACGCCCAGCTCGGTGATTTTGCCTCGGGCGCGGGCCTCGGCGGGTCCCTGGAGCGCCAGCACGGCGGATGCCGCGACGACGATCGCTAAGAATTTCCTGATTAGGGTCATGACCGGAAACCTAGAAACAGCTAATCTTTCCGTCAAGGGTTAATTTCGGTAACGACCGAATTGGAAAGACTCATGCGTCTGCTTCTCCTGTCCCTGCTCCTCCTCCCGTTCCTGGCCGCCCCCGCCCAAGCCGCCGCGCTGCCCGGCGGCAAGGCCTACTTCGTCGTCGCACTCGGCCACCTGCGCGCGACCTCGCACTCGAACTGGGTCAGCCTGGGCAGCTACACCTTCGGCATGAACGGCTCGGTCAGCGCCGTCGTCTACCACTGGTCGCAGACCACGCCGGTGCGGCGCGCCGGCACCGGTACCGTGCCGTCGGGCGACTGCTCGCAGCCGGTCAGCACGGCCGCCCCCACTCTGGTCCGGCCGTGCGAGGTTCTGACCGCCGGCGGGTTCATGGGCGCGCCGAACCAGTCCAGGACGGGCACCTTCGGCGTGGCCGACGGCGTCGTCACCATCAACTGGACCGACACCCAGGGCGGATCCCAGCAGTGGTATGTCACCGACGGCCCCGGGATGGCGGGCCTGACCTACAAGTACGACACCAAGGCCCAGCAGTACGGCCAGGGCTACGGCTTCGGCAGCAACAGTCCCTTCACCGAGCGCCGGGCGATGAGCAGCGTGCGATCCTTCCCCGGCACCCTCAAGCAGGACCTCAAGACCTGGGCGCATGACCAGCTCGGCTCCTCCACCGGCCAGACCTGGACGCACACCGCCTACACCACCTGCACCACGACGACCTGGTGCCTGACCTATCGCCAGCCCAACTCCTCCGCCGTCTGCCAGGAGAGCGGCTGCCCCGGCTACGGCGGCACGCCGGGCGGCGGCGGTGACAGCTCGCTGCAGAACTACGTCGTCAAGGTTTCCAGCTACGACCGGCGCGACACCTACTGGCACTGGTGCACCTGCCTGGCCAAGGTCCGCAGCGAATCCTGCTACACGGGCAACTCACACGTGAAGCCGATGCTGCAGATCATCGACGACGACGGTGCCTTCCACGGCTGGGTCGGCGCCGAGGCCTCCTTCTCCTCCGTCGGCGCCGTCTCCGGCGACATGCTCGGTGTCTTCCGCATCACCCACTTCCGCCCCTGACGAATAGAAAACCTCCGTCACCGGGCGGCGCCGACCACGACCGGATGCTCGCGAGCCCCGTCCAGGCCGGTCATCACCGGGCCGCGAGCACCTTGGCCAGCGCCTCGGCAAGGTCTACGGGACCGGAGGCGTCGTCCATGAGCATCTGCTGGCGCACCCACACCACGCTCCGCGCGGCCTCCTCGGCCGCCGGGCACGGCTCGACCCGCGCCCCGGCATCGGTGAGGGCGGCCATCGTGCCGAGGGGCGGGTAGCCGCCGTCGAGCGGCACTCCCTCGGCCGCCATCGCCGCGAGCAGGAACTCCCGCTCAACGGGGGCCTCCACGCGCAGCATCAGCAGGTGGCGTGAGTCGCGGGTGGTCCCCGCGGGCTGAGGCAGCACACTCACGGGGAGGTCACCAAGGTCGAGCGCGGCGACGAAGGCCTCACGCCGCGCGATCTCCTCCTCCAGCCGCTCCAGCCACGGCAGCAGCAGCGCCGCCTGGATCTCGGTGAGGCGCAGGTTCCAGCCGACCTCCGGGTGGCCGTACCACTCACCGCCCAACCGCCTGCCCACGTTGCAGGCCGACCAGATCGCACCGTGCACGGCCTCGTCACGACAGACGATTACGCCGCCCTCGCCCGCGGTCATCGCCTTGCTCGACTGGAAGCTGAACACCCCGGCGTCGCCAAGTCCGCCGACGGGCCTGCCGTGGTAGGTCGCCCCGTGGGCCTGGGCGCAGTCCTCGACGACTTTCAGGCCGTGCCGCACGGCGACGGCGTTCAGCGGGTCCATGTCCACCGGGCTGCCGGCCAGGTGGACCGGCATGACCGCGGCGGTCCGGCCGGTGACGGCTGCCTCAACCGCCCCGGCCGACAGGTGCAGGTCCGCCGGTTCGACGTCGACGATCACCGGAACGGCTCCGGCCAGCAGCACGGAGGTGGCCGAGGCGACGAAGGTGTAGGCCGGGACGATCACCTCGTCGCCCTGACCCACCCCCAGTCCACGCAGTGCCGCGAACAGGCCGAGCGTGGCGTTGGCGACCGTGACCCCGTACGGCGCGCCGGACCGGCGGGCGAACTCCGCCGCCAGGTCCGCGCAGAGCGTGCCCTGGGTGGCGCCCCACAGGCCGCTCTCCAGAACCTCGGTGACCAGCTCGCGCTGCGCGCCGGACAGCGGAGGCGGCCACGAGGGCCACGGCTCGGTGCGCACGGGCGTGCCACCGTCGATGGCGAGTTTCATGCTGACGTTTCTCCGGTGTGGCGGACGAGACGGGGGCCGAGGACGCGGGCGAGATTGCCGCCCTGGATGAGCGCCCGGTGGGGTTCCGGGAGCGGGGCGAGCGCGACCCGGCCGAAGCCGACGCGCTGGTCGAGGAAGCAGGCGTCGGTGCCGAACACGACCCGGTCGGCGCCGGTGAGGGCGGCGAGGCGGGCGATCCAGCGACCGGTCATCTTCGATCCGCAGATCTCCAGCAGGACCGACGGGTGGCCGGCCACGACCTCGGCAGCACCGCGGAAGCCGTACGGCCAGAGCCCGGCGTGCCCCATGAGCAGCGGCACCTCCGGGTGGCGGGCGGCGACGGTGGCGAACATCTCCGGGGAGTTCCACGGCGAGTCGGTCTGGCCGTGCGCGAGCACGGGCAGACCGAGCTCCCACACCGGCTCGTACAACCGGTCATCGAGGCGGCATTGATGCACGTCGGGATGGAGTTTGACGCCCCAGACGCCGGGCGCGTCGGCCAGCGGGGTGCGGTGGTGGGGGTTGTAGACCTGCCAGACGCCGAACCTGCCGGGGTGGGCGGCGGCGGCCGCGAAGGCGCGGCGGTTGCCCTCGACGGCGTCGGGTCCGACCGCGAGCAGGTCGCTGATGCCGGTCGCGGCGATGCCGACCTCGTCCATGGTGGCGATCAGGCCCTCGGCGGAGGGGTCAGGGATGAGGAAGTCGGGCCAGCTGCCGATGTGGCCGTGCGCGTCGAGAATCACAGCAGGCCCTCCAGCGATCCGGCAACGATCCGGTCGACGTCGTCCTGGCCCAGGTCGAGGTGGTCCAGCAGGTAGCGGGGCCCGCAGTCGTCGGCGACCGGCGCGCCGGTGCCGAACACGAGCCGGGCCGCGCCGAAGCGCTCGGCCAGCCACTCGACACCGCCCTGGGTGTTGACGGTGCCGATCTCCAGCCACAGGCCAGGGATCTCGGTCATCAGCTCGGCGATCACGCGCAGCCGGCGGTAGCCGGGGTTCAGCAGCAGGATGCGCAGATCGGGCAGGCTCCGGGCCAGGGCGAGGAGCTGCGCGGGCGAGGTCTCCTCGAAGTCGACGGCGACGGGCAGGCCGAGCGCGGCCAGCCAACGCAGCGCGGTGGGGCCGGTCAGCTCCCAGCGGTGGCGCTCGGGGCAGAGCCGGACCAGGCGAACGCCCCAGCCCAGCACCTCCTCTACCCCCCCGGGCGTACCGGCCCCCGGCACTCCCGGCACCACCACGGGCACCGGGACCATGCGGGGGTCGTCGAGCTCCAGCAGGGCCTCATTGCCGGCCTGGGGGTCGGCGTAGAGGCTGAGTGTGTGCGTCACGTACGCTCGCTCGATGCCCAGCCGGTCCATGTCGGGGCGGGGGTCTTCCGGCAGGTCGTCGAAGGGCACCCGCCCGATGAGCCGGTGTGCGTCGACCAGTTCGGCCGGTTTATATTTCGGCACAGGCCGAAATCTAACTTCGGACCCTAATGATA
It includes:
- a CDS encoding WD40 repeat domain-containing protein, with the translated sequence MRLRLAAVAAALLLIPTPALAEQTAAAAPPAGCGFQILGPMPLVGATTAGTALDADYPDGPRVYSVTSSASGPALLGIRNALDGTLIAERPLPLALGSWAVTVAPDHSVYVGSYNATVGAMGRLFRYVPSTDQVIEAGIAVPGETFVWTVEASPDGRYVYGGTSPTGKLFRYDVASGQTTDLGSPVPGQQFVRDLATGDDGTLYVGIGSQTMKIAVVGPDGVTKKIIDAPIEGAGYAYDLDVAGRYLLVRFVTTLSTNPMGIYDLKEGRWTHVIDDVDSLTVGGGVRGHEAYLFQNDELVKVDLKKGRVTKLGFTDFGGGAARTLGWVGRTLVGTASTGKLWTYDLKRGKATTFETTLTGQPVSVRSMAVGPDGRIYGGGFFTGGLAAYDTATGQTQFWPNVGQSEGIVTHKGKLYLGVYPGARIYEFDGAEPKLLLSLTEQEQDRPFAMVSAGDLLAFGTVPKTGAAGGALGLYDPATGNTVIRRNIIPNHSIIGLAYRDGVVYGATSAFGGLGRPLDTAAYVFAYDIATDTVKWKTAPVPGDLALGSITFDETGHLWGMTPDAVFEMDPATGQTLRTAKHQEYPWAAQTQVWLDTSIEAHAGAIWAKAQGKVYKVDRTTLAFSLIARPISLMVKAPDGHLYLSRNENFYTYRICGS
- a CDS encoding PQQ-binding-like beta-propeller repeat protein, which encodes MTLIRKFLAIVVAASAVLALQGPAEARARGKITELGVPLQDVLLIGGVVAPGPGGKTVLWAASSGVPAHLNAIDPATGAEVARYDLPGAGGSWAVDVTPDGSVYVGGYGDGRLYRWTEQDGVRDLGRPVASENFIWTVAPGQGATVYGGTSPGGRLFGYDPATGVRDYGRLSPTHAYVRSVSTAGGKIYAGMEAPAALFEVDAASGVSKQLPLPDGFDPAGQWAYDVNAIDGYLYVRFGSASPGPMHVWDIAAGAWVDTLDAAHGLDVSAPDEQGRVYMIKSGELVRYDPRTRAVTGTGMPITGRVANSRGIGWAELGLPDYPGRSIVGMLWRGLMFRYNPQTGAKSFVQTAVRGEPIDITALSEGPDHRMYAGGFLNGGFAAIDPKTGQTQEFHTFSQSEDMVSHQGKLYVGAYPEARVYAYDPKLPWNSTEYSPSPEAGPAPNPARLFDFAADKQIRPRAMVSAGKYLAVGTMPDLGQLGGVFALWDPEKGVLKTAQRNVVKDQSIVSLAYRDGVVYGGTSIYSGQTATPPTQTEAKLFAWSVRENRLLWEMTPAPGKPAISGLTFDALGRLWGIAGGEVFAVRPLLRKVVSRVTLSDSKSAAGQLVYNLRDLTLYGTHAGSSVFSLNPLTGRHTVLREGPVHQLAVHRSGDVYFAEGPRLLRYEPQIR
- a CDS encoding DegT/DnrJ/EryC1/StrS family aminotransferase, which encodes MKLAIDGGTPVRTEPWPSWPPPLSGAQRELVTEVLESGLWGATQGTLCADLAAEFARRSGAPYGVTVANATLGLFAALRGLGVGQGDEVIVPAYTFVASATSVLLAGAVPVIVDVEPADLHLSAGAVEAAVTGRTAAVMPVHLAGSPVDMDPLNAVAVRHGLKVVEDCAQAHGATYHGRPVGGLGDAGVFSFQSSKAMTAGEGGVIVCRDEAVHGAIWSACNVGRRLGGEWYGHPEVGWNLRLTEIQAALLLPWLERLEEEIARREAFVAALDLGDLPVSVLPQPAGTTRDSRHLLMLRVEAPVEREFLLAAMAAEGVPLDGGYPPLGTMAALTDAGARVEPCPAAEEAARSVVWVRQQMLMDDASGPVDLAEALAKVLAAR
- a CDS encoding amidohydrolase family protein → MILDAHGHIGSWPDFLIPDPSAEGLIATMDEVGIAATGISDLLAVGPDAVEGNRRAFAAAAAHPGRFGVWQVYNPHHRTPLADAPGVWGVKLHPDVHQCRLDDRLYEPVWELGLPVLAHGQTDSPWNSPEMFATVAARHPEVPLLMGHAGLWPYGFRGAAEVVAGHPSVLLEICGSKMTGRWIARLAALTGADRVVFGTDACFLDQRVGFGRVALAPLPEPHRALIQGGNLARVLGPRLVRHTGETSA
- a CDS encoding amidohydrolase family protein, with product MPKYKPAELVDAHRLIGRVPFDDLPEDPRPDMDRLGIERAYVTHTLSLYADPQAGNEALLELDDPRMVPVPVVVPGVPGAGTPGGVEEVLGWGVRLVRLCPERHRWELTGPTALRWLAALGLPVAVDFEETSPAQLLALARSLPDLRILLLNPGYRRLRVIAELMTEIPGLWLEIGTVNTQGGVEWLAERFGAARLVFGTGAPVADDCGPRYLLDHLDLGQDDVDRIVAGSLEGLL